The region AGAAGCGAATCTTTCTTCTTTGTCTGAGAAAAAACTAAGCCTGTTAATAAAACAGCAGTTGTAATAAAAACCTTTTTCATAACTTTTGTTTTGATCAAAATTATAAAAAACAAGATTGAATATCTGTACTTTAACTAAGATTAACTTTTGTTTCAATTACGGATCTAAAGATTGGGTCGGATTAATTATGAACACTTCTGGTGTGGGCTTGTATTCCAACAATAAGTCGCTGATGCGTTTACCTACAACATAAGGAATAGTACCCAGTTCTTTCAGACTGCGCTTGTCCATTGCTTTTTCAACATAATCAATATGGGTTTTACTGCTGGAGACCAAAGACCATTTATCTTTTGGAAAGCCATAATCCATTATCATACGGCCTGCATTCCTTACATTGGTGGTTGTATGTCTGGCAAAAGGATCAATAATAATTGCAGAGGAGGGAATTCCTAAAACATCAATCATATAACGCTTCATTTCCACAGCCTCTATATATTGTGTTTTAAAAGGATGAACTCGACCTCCTGAAACTATAATAAATGGCACTAATCCCTTTTGATAAGCTCTTAATGCCTGTCTGGATCTAAGTATTCCCAATGGGCTTATTTTTTGTCCATAGATTTGTGGACCTGCACCCAAAATAAGTAAAGATGCATATGGATATTTGGAGAAATCTGTTTTCTTTATCTTTTCGAAAGCTTCTTTATTTTCTGTTTTAGTCAAAGGTTCTAACTGAGCTGCATCCCAACGCTCATTTATTTCCAACAACCGAATAGCAGATAACAATGTCTGATCGAAAGCATTCTTTTCTGTATCTGCAGCTACATCAAACCGAACATTTCTCAGCAGTTCAATGTAATTTTTATCCTTCACATTAAAAGAAATAGAGTCTATTTCCGGATAATCAGGCTTTTTACCAGCCCCATAGATATCAATAACATTATTCATCGCTGTTAAATCTTGTAACAAAGCCTTCTGCAGCATTTCTTTTGGGTTCTGAGATTCCTGTTTTTTATATTTCCCTGCTCTGAATAGTATATTTTCTATAAAATTCAGGAAGTTTTTATTTTTCACATATAAATCCTGAAATTTATTATTCAGAATTGAAATTTCAGAATCTTTCCATTTTAGAGCATCAATAAGGCATTCTGTAGTAGAACAGTTTTTTCCGTCGTCAAATCTCTTATTTCTATCATTTAGCATTGTTTGCACTGCAGGGTCTTTATATAGCTCCTGTACCAAGGAAGGATTATTCCGGAATGCATAAGTCAAATAATAATTCTTATAAATTTCCCATTCCTGAGGAGATTGAGGTTGCTTTTCCTGAGCAGAAAATGTCTGAAGGGTGATGGTTATACTCAATACAGCAACTGTCCGGATTTTTGAAATCATAAAAACTAGAATTTGTACCCAAAGATAGTTATTTGATCAGGATTTTATAAATCAAAATATGGGTTTTGAAAAGATGTATTGTTAAATTAATATTGGAAATAACTCTTCTCGATAGAGATGCATTAATATATATTTTAACAGACAAAAAAAGCGCCTCACTAAAGTGAGGCGCTAAAAAAACTATTTGCGATTATTAAATCCTAGTACGATCCTTTATTAACGAAGTGTGCAGCAACTTCTTCAGTTAACTTTACTACGTTTGGATGGTTTGTATACTTTGTAAATCTTCTCAGACCCGAAAGCATCATACGCTGCTCGTCGCCCTCAGCAAAAGAAATAATTCCTTCTTTAGCAGCAACGTTAATTTTTTCTACAGCTTTGTATAAGTTTAGTCTTGCCATTGCAGCTTCTACGCTACCTTCAGCAAAATGTTTCTCAGCTCTTAGAATTGCTGATTCTGCCATATAAATCTGGTTTAGAATTTCAGAAGCATTTAGTAATAAGTGCTGTTGCTTCTCGATCTCAGTCATATATTTCTGAAGTGCAGATCCTGAAACCATTAAGAATACTTTCTTAAGATTATGGATAATTGCTTTTTCTTCAGACATATAAGCAGAGTAATCAGGAGTTTCGAAAGAAGGAATTCCCATCAATTCTTTTCCTACAGCCATTGCAGGAGAAAGTAGATCTAATTCACCTTTCATCGCACGCTTAATAAGCATTCCTACAGAAAGAAGACGGTTGATTTCGTTAGTTCCTTCATAGATTCTGGAAATTCTGGAATCTCTCCATGCTGCTTCCATTGGTGTATCTTCTGAGAAGCCCATACCACCGTAAATCTGAATACCTTCATCTGCAGTATGCTGTGCAAGATCGGATACATAAGTTTTAAGGATTGAACATTCTACTGCAAATTCTTCTACACCTTTTAGTTCGGCTTGTTGATGATCTAATCCACCTGCTACCAACTCTTCAATTTTATCCTCGATATCTTTAGCAGCACGATAAGTACCTGCTTCACTTACGAAAGTACCCGTTGCCATTTCAGCAATCTTCTTTCTGATTGCACCAAAAGTAGAGATTGAAACACCAAACTGCTTTCTTTCGTTAGCATAGTTTACAGAATGATTCATAATACGTCTTTGTGCATCAAGACATGCAGCTGCAAGCTTAATACGTCCAACGTTCAATGCATTTAAGGCAATCTTGAATCCGTTATTTCTTTCTCCTAAAAGATTCTCCACAGGAACTTTCATATCATTGAAGAATACCTGACGAGTAGAAGAGGCGCGAATACCTAATTTGTGTTCTTCTTCACCAAAGGTTAAGCTATCCGGATTTTCTAATTCAGATTTATTAATAACAAAACCTGTAATATTTTTGTCATCATCTATTTTTGCAAATAATGTGAAAGTCTCTGCAAATCCTGCGTTAGAAATCCACATTTTCTGTCCGTTGATAATGTAATGCTTACCATCTTCAGAAAGTTTAGCTTTAGTTTTTCCTGAATTAGCATCTGAACCAGCATCTGGCTCAGTAAGGCAGTAAGCACCAAAATGGTTACCAGTTGCCAAATCCGGAAGGTATTTTTGTTTTTGCGCTTCAGTTCCGTAAAGAACTACTGGCAATGTACCAATACCAGTGTGCGCGCCATATGCTGTAGCCAATGAACCTGTAGCTCCTGAAAGATAGTCACAAGCCATTACTGTTGTTACAAAGCCCATTCCGAGACCACCGTAAGCTTCAGGAACAGCAATTCCTAAAAAGCCCATTTCACCAATCTTACGCATTACTTCTTCAGTATATGCATAATCTTTTTTCTCAAAACGTTCTCTGTTCGGAACTACTTCACGATCGATAAATTCCTTAGCGGAATCACGCATCATTTTTTGATCCTCGTTTAATTCTTCGATACTGAAAATATCCTTTGCTTCAATATCTTTTATTAGGAATTCTCCTCCTTTAATTGTGCTCATATTTATATTTTTTTGTAAAAAGTACATTGTAAAAAGTACCATGTACTGTGATATTTGTTAATTTTTTATAATGCTGCTGTACATAGTACATTTTACTTTGTACAAATTATAGTAATTCAAAAACTGAGGCAGCTCCTTGTCCTGTACCTACACACATAGAAACTAACCCGTATTTATTACCTCTTTTTCTCATTTCATCCAAAAGTTGTACTGTCAGTTTTGTCCCTGTACAACCTAGCGGGTGTCCTAGTGCAATAGCACCTCCGTTTACATTAAGAATATCAGGATTCAATCCTAATTCTTTCTTAATAGCTACAGACTGAGAAGCAAAAGCTTCATTAAGCTCTATCAAATCA is a window of Elizabethkingia anophelis R26 DNA encoding:
- a CDS encoding YdcF family protein encodes the protein MISKIRTVAVLSITITLQTFSAQEKQPQSPQEWEIYKNYYLTYAFRNNPSLVQELYKDPAVQTMLNDRNKRFDDGKNCSTTECLIDALKWKDSEISILNNKFQDLYVKNKNFLNFIENILFRAGKYKKQESQNPKEMLQKALLQDLTAMNNVIDIYGAGKKPDYPEIDSISFNVKDKNYIELLRNVRFDVAADTEKNAFDQTLLSAIRLLEINERWDAAQLEPLTKTENKEAFEKIKKTDFSKYPYASLLILGAGPQIYGQKISPLGILRSRQALRAYQKGLVPFIIVSGGRVHPFKTQYIEAVEMKRYMIDVLGIPSSAIIIDPFARHTTTNVRNAGRMIMDYGFPKDKWSLVSSSKTHIDYVEKAMDKRSLKELGTIPYVVGKRISDLLLEYKPTPEVFIINPTQSLDP
- a CDS encoding acyl-CoA dehydrogenase family protein, with translation MSTIKGGEFLIKDIEAKDIFSIEELNEDQKMMRDSAKEFIDREVVPNRERFEKKDYAYTEEVMRKIGEMGFLGIAVPEAYGGLGMGFVTTVMACDYLSGATGSLATAYGAHTGIGTLPVVLYGTEAQKQKYLPDLATGNHFGAYCLTEPDAGSDANSGKTKAKLSEDGKHYIINGQKMWISNAGFAETFTLFAKIDDDKNITGFVINKSELENPDSLTFGEEEHKLGIRASSTRQVFFNDMKVPVENLLGERNNGFKIALNALNVGRIKLAAACLDAQRRIMNHSVNYANERKQFGVSISTFGAIRKKIAEMATGTFVSEAGTYRAAKDIEDKIEELVAGGLDHQQAELKGVEEFAVECSILKTYVSDLAQHTADEGIQIYGGMGFSEDTPMEAAWRDSRISRIYEGTNEINRLLSVGMLIKRAMKGELDLLSPAMAVGKELMGIPSFETPDYSAYMSEEKAIIHNLKKVFLMVSGSALQKYMTEIEKQQHLLLNASEILNQIYMAESAILRAEKHFAEGSVEAAMARLNLYKAVEKINVAAKEGIISFAEGDEQRMMLSGLRRFTKYTNHPNVVKLTEEVAAHFVNKGSY